In a single window of the Drosophila teissieri strain GT53w unplaced genomic scaffold, Prin_Dtei_1.1 Segkk48_quiver_pilon_scaf, whole genome shotgun sequence genome:
- the LOC122625652 gene encoding uncharacterized protein LOC122625652 codes for MKSWYLALSLLLLAASTFQPSDARGGRGRGGGSFGGLFGGWRKYKKPSSSGNGRRVLSGSPVHTAMTMPKPPPPAPPKMPMMPPKQQIPSYPRQQMPPGYGFGSYPGQGSGTYYSNAQSLPAGAVYYAQPPVGMHRGMGTGDFLTGMLAGHMMNNVLFGHRHHTYHRNPVESQSSPQGTGRQIIIVNNGQQEGVLHNETTISGEASAVVPPENPLPEEEDVEGQGEGEGDSAPGSSEESTELEATPQPFPDGGIICFPVMLNETDPDNSEVVREVERVACFPAPPHNPENFQPTITTEPPIVAGDIVVRADDGSEGGGADDVSHAGGTPIDVANLVAASDVEVETDSI; via the exons ATGAAATCCTGGTACCTGGCACTcagcctgctgctcctcgccgCCTCCACATTTCAGCCCTCCGACGCCCGAGGcggaagggggcgtggcggcgGCTCATTTGGCGGCCTCTTCGGCGGCTGGCGCAAGTACAAGAAGCCCTCGTCGTCGGGCAATGGGCGGCGGGTGCTGAGCGGGTCGCCAGTTCACACGGCCATGACGATGCCAAAACCGCCTCCGCCGGCGCCACCAAAGATGCCCATGATGCCGCCCAAGCAGCAGATCCCCAGCTATCCGCGCCAGCAGATGCCACCTGGCTATGGCTTCGGATCGTATCCGGGCCAAGGCAGTGGCACGTACTACTCCAATGCTCAATCCTTGCCAGCGGGAGCGGTGTACTACGCCCAACCGCCCGTCGGAATGCATCGAGGAATGG GAACGGGAGATTTCCTCACCGGAATGCTGGCGGGTCACATGATGAACAACGTTCTGTTTGGCCACCGACACCATACGTACCATAGAAATCCGGTGGAGAGCCAGTCGTCGCCCCAGGGAACTGGTCGACAGATCATCATCGTCAACAATGGTCAGCAGGAGGGAGTTTTGCACAATGAAACGACTATTTCGGGAGAAGCCTCCGCCGTAGTTCCTCCCGAAAATCCGCTcccggaggaggaggatgtggAGGGGCAGGGCGAGGGGGAGGGTGACAGCGCACCTGGTTCCAGTGAGGAATCCACGGAATTGGAGGCGACTCCGCAACCCTTTCCAGATGGTGGCATCATTTGCTTTCCCGTCATGCTAAACGAAACGGATCCCGACAACTCCGAGGTGGTGCGAGAAGTGGAACGGGTCGCCTGCTTTCCAGCACCGCCCCACAATCCGGAAAATTTTCAACCCACCATAACCACTGAGCCACCCATCGTTGCCGGCGATATTGTTGTTAGAGCAGATGATGGTTCGGAAGGCGGTGGAGCTGATGACGTCAGCCACGCAGGTGGTACTCCCATCGACGTGGCCAACTTGGTAGCTGCAAGCGATGTGGAAGTCGAAACGGATTCTATTTAA